The Candidatus Effluviviaceae Genus I sp. genome has a window encoding:
- a CDS encoding replication-associated recombination protein A: MNEVNALRDAHAEPGGLFTVPEAPHAPLAKRMRPRALGEYRGQDHVLGPGKLLRRAIEADRLFSMILYGPPGSGKTSLGHVIAEATGSALVRLNAVEAGVADLRAAVTGARQRSPRRTIVFIDEVHRFNKAQQDVLLAPLEDDAFVMIGATVENPFFYLNQALLSRVQVFEFRPLSRDDVRAILVSALADRERGLGEYRVEAADDALDHLADNALGDARRALSALELAALSTPPDKGGAIRVSLAVAEGCLARRVIRHDRDGDAHYDVASAFIKSVRGSQPDAALFWLARMLEGGEDPRFIARRLVILASEDVGLADPGALGLAVGAARAVEMLGLPEARYALAEATIYLAAAPKSRACADAIAAAEEAVRTEDSGEVPAHLRAAGYAGAARLGRGAAYEMPRSEAEGRRQDYVEKRRSFYTPGDAGYEREVRERLSRWDAASPVEDPEGT, encoded by the coding sequence ATGAACGAGGTGAACGCGTTGCGCGATGCCCACGCTGAGCCGGGGGGCCTCTTCACGGTTCCCGAAGCCCCGCACGCGCCTCTCGCGAAGAGGATGCGGCCGCGGGCGCTCGGTGAGTATCGCGGACAGGACCACGTGCTGGGACCGGGCAAGCTGCTTCGGAGGGCCATCGAGGCCGACAGGCTGTTCTCGATGATCCTGTACGGCCCTCCTGGGAGCGGCAAGACCTCCCTCGGCCACGTGATCGCGGAGGCCACCGGGTCGGCGCTCGTGAGGCTCAACGCGGTCGAGGCCGGCGTGGCCGATCTGCGGGCCGCCGTCACCGGCGCGCGGCAGCGCTCGCCCCGGCGGACGATCGTGTTCATCGACGAGGTGCACCGGTTCAACAAGGCCCAGCAGGACGTGCTGCTCGCGCCCCTCGAGGACGACGCGTTCGTCATGATCGGCGCGACGGTGGAGAACCCGTTCTTCTACCTGAACCAGGCGCTCCTGTCGCGCGTTCAGGTGTTCGAGTTCCGGCCGCTCTCGAGGGACGACGTGCGGGCGATCCTGGTGTCCGCCCTCGCCGACCGGGAGCGGGGCCTCGGCGAGTACCGCGTCGAGGCGGCGGACGACGCGCTGGACCACCTGGCCGACAACGCGCTCGGGGACGCGAGGAGGGCCCTCTCGGCGCTCGAACTCGCGGCGCTCTCGACGCCGCCGGACAAAGGCGGCGCCATCCGCGTGAGCCTGGCCGTGGCCGAGGGGTGTCTCGCGCGCCGCGTGATCAGGCACGACCGCGACGGCGACGCGCACTACGACGTGGCGTCGGCGTTCATCAAGAGCGTGCGCGGCTCGCAGCCCGATGCGGCGCTCTTCTGGCTGGCCAGGATGCTCGAGGGCGGCGAGGACCCGCGCTTCATCGCGAGGCGGCTCGTGATCCTGGCCTCCGAGGACGTGGGGCTTGCCGACCCGGGGGCCCTGGGACTTGCGGTCGGGGCGGCCAGGGCCGTCGAGATGCTCGGGCTTCCCGAGGCGCGGTACGCGCTCGCCGAGGCGACGATCTACCTCGCGGCGGCGCCCAAGAGCAGGGCGTGCGCCGACGCGATCGCCGCGGCCGAGGAGGCCGTCCGGACGGAGGACTCGGGGGAGGTTCCGGCGCACCTGCGCGCCGCGGGCTACGCGGGAGCCGCGCGGCTGGGGCGGGGGGCCGCGTACGAGATGCCGCGCTCGGAGGCCGAGGGCAGAAGGCAGGACTACGTCGAGAAGCGCCGGAGCTTCTACACGCCCGGCGATGCGGGGTACGAGAGGGAGGTCCGGGAGCGGTTGTCCCGATGGGACGCCGCTTCGCCGGTCGAGGATCCGGAGGGCACGTGA
- a CDS encoding cell division protein ZapA, with product MSSVKVEIFGSEYRIRGDADPESIQEIAHYVDSKMREVDGETALGSSLKVAILAALNIAGELFRERDDRNRLLAEVEERAEELSQEIESQMGE from the coding sequence ATGAGCAGCGTGAAGGTCGAGATCTTCGGGTCGGAGTACCGAATCCGCGGGGACGCGGACCCTGAGAGCATTCAGGAGATCGCCCACTACGTGGACAGCAAGATGCGGGAGGTGGACGGCGAAACGGCCCTTGGCTCTTCCCTCAAGGTGGCCATTCTCGCGGCCCTCAACATCGCCGGCGAGCTTTTCCGGGAGCGAGACGACCGGAACAGGCTGCTGGCCGAGGTCGAGGAGCGGGCCGAGGAACTCTCGCAGGAGATCGAGTCCCAGATGGGCGAGTGA